One window from the genome of Bacillus tianshenii encodes:
- the ysxE gene encoding spore coat protein YsxE: MKELQSVLGQYKLKPHYIEEQGRLYKLYTWDGVYALKKLGSDAMHANHLSQISLLLQQSNIHHAVPIIPTRHKHYFSYDGTSYYYLMPWVETKEVSARERVVDLFKATASLHQRTTQQQTITQEARKQFYEYSLKEWDERRQKLEKYLEYCERQVYMSPYELNYCLHYTELMKVDEVAKQKLEAWYEQTEEKEKERTCLCHGNLRLEHLVYHRNEKPYLLNFERAYIGPPILDLKFLIEHQFYKMPYGRKSILTAMQTYQRLFPLSEEEKLLLSWELLSMRVIEHDIQLAQAHREQKNELKQVKRLQRAVWLKQNISHFVFDTLEKKPASNEPPKSTSS, from the coding sequence ATGAAAGAGTTACAGTCGGTGCTTGGGCAGTATAAGCTGAAGCCGCATTATATTGAGGAGCAAGGGCGGCTCTATAAGCTGTATACATGGGACGGTGTCTATGCGCTCAAAAAACTTGGAAGCGACGCGATGCATGCAAATCATCTGTCGCAAATATCGCTACTGCTACAGCAAAGTAATATCCATCATGCTGTGCCAATTATTCCGACGCGGCATAAGCACTATTTCAGTTATGACGGCACATCCTATTATTATTTAATGCCGTGGGTTGAAACGAAGGAAGTAAGTGCACGCGAGCGGGTGGTGGACCTTTTCAAAGCAACAGCTAGTCTGCATCAACGCACAACACAGCAGCAAACAATTACACAAGAGGCACGTAAGCAGTTTTATGAATATAGTTTGAAAGAGTGGGATGAGCGGCGTCAGAAGCTGGAGAAGTATTTGGAATACTGTGAGAGACAAGTGTATATGTCGCCTTATGAGCTGAATTATTGCCTTCACTATACCGAGTTAATGAAGGTCGATGAGGTTGCCAAGCAAAAGCTCGAAGCGTGGTATGAGCAGACAGAAGAGAAGGAGAAAGAGCGCACATGCTTATGCCACGGAAACTTGCGACTCGAGCATCTCGTCTATCACCGTAATGAGAAGCCCTATTTACTTAACTTCGAACGCGCATATATCGGCCCGCCGATTTTAGATTTGAAGTTTTTGATTGAGCATCAATTTTATAAAATGCCATACGGCCGAAAATCAATCCTGACCGCAATGCAGACGTATCAGCGCTTATTTCCACTGTCAGAAGAAGAAAAGCTGCTGCTAAGCTGGGAACTGCTCTCGATGCGTGTGATCGAGCATGACATTCAGCTCGCCCAAGCTCACCGTGAACAAAAAAACGAGCTGAAGCAGGTTAAGCGACTTCAGCGGGCTGTTTGGTTAAAACAAAATATTTCTCATTTTGTGTTTGACACACTTGAAAAGAAACCTGCTTCAAATGAACCGCCTAAATCCACTTCATCATAA
- the spoVID gene encoding stage VI sporulation protein D, with protein MADVRSSNLRFHVQESVGFHRGQEVDDLVSIALEPEISIKENAKYVSIVGSLLLSAEYRGAEEVENDASIDSFRDTAMGRTVDEVNETEDGIYAMEHRFPIDITIPIERIADLNDVYVSIESFDYELPQSNRLQLSADIEISGILNEDREEEVETDEEAETVMEEEELEEVEQEEQEEDLEEVPSFEVEVRKEPELEEEEADDWEEEEKEPERDEPQIEVKARPEETELSVFREAETYDDVEEIEEIEEEAEPIAQEPAYEEPVIEREEELNEPVYEEPAEEQEEKGVENVKTHTRDDNALYLTKMLTNEREAFTKVKMRIIQEGESLDEIADNYEVPVTQILRVNKLESSNEIEQGQILYIPTAAGRIE; from the coding sequence TTGGCAGACGTTCGTTCTTCAAACCTGCGTTTTCATGTACAAGAATCAGTTGGATTTCATAGAGGTCAAGAGGTAGATGATTTAGTATCGATTGCGTTAGAGCCAGAAATTTCAATTAAGGAAAATGCGAAGTATGTTTCAATTGTCGGCAGCTTGCTTCTCTCAGCAGAATATCGTGGTGCTGAAGAAGTTGAAAATGACGCGTCCATTGATTCATTCCGCGATACGGCGATGGGCCGGACCGTCGATGAAGTGAACGAAACAGAAGATGGCATCTATGCGATGGAGCATCGTTTTCCAATTGATATCACAATTCCAATTGAACGGATTGCAGATTTAAATGATGTCTATGTATCGATTGAGTCATTTGATTATGAGCTTCCCCAGTCAAACCGCTTACAGCTGAGCGCTGATATTGAAATTAGCGGCATTTTAAACGAAGACCGTGAAGAAGAAGTCGAAACGGATGAAGAAGCTGAAACAGTGATGGAAGAGGAAGAGCTTGAGGAGGTCGAGCAAGAGGAGCAGGAAGAGGATTTAGAGGAAGTGCCATCGTTTGAAGTGGAAGTACGCAAAGAGCCTGAATTGGAAGAGGAAGAAGCTGACGACTGGGAAGAAGAAGAAAAGGAGCCAGAACGCGACGAACCGCAAATTGAAGTAAAAGCTCGTCCAGAAGAAACAGAGCTCTCCGTCTTCCGCGAAGCTGAAACGTACGATGACGTAGAAGAAATCGAAGAAATCGAAGAAGAAGCTGAGCCAATTGCACAAGAGCCAGCCTATGAGGAGCCAGTGATAGAGCGTGAAGAAGAACTGAATGAGCCGGTCTACGAAGAGCCTGCTGAAGAGCAAGAAGAAAAAGGCGTTGAAAATGTGAAAACACATACACGTGATGACAACGCCCTGTACTTAACAAAAATGCTGACAAACGAGCGGGAAGCTTTCACAAAGGTGAAGATGCGAATTATTCAAGAGGGTGAGTCACTCGATGAAATTGCTGATAACTATGAAGTACCTGTAACCCAAATTTTACGAGTTAATAAGCTAGAAAGCAGTAATGAAATCGAACAAGGCCAAATTCTTTATATCCCAACCGCCGCCGGCAGAATCGAATAA
- the hemL gene encoding glutamate-1-semialdehyde 2,1-aminomutase — protein sequence MRSFDKSKAHYKSATKLMPGGVNSPVRAFKSVNMDPIFMDHGKGSKIYDVDGNEYLDYVLSWGPLILGHAHDEVVEQLKKVTEKGTSFGASTEIENKLAELVIERVPSIEVVRMVNSGTEATMSALRLARGYTGRNIIMKFEGCYHGHGDSLLIKAGSGVATLGLPDSPGVPESVAKNTITVPYNDIESVRYAFKEFGDDLAGVIVEPVAGNMGVVPPQPGFLEELRELTEKNGTVLIFDEVMTGFRTGYNCAQGYFDVTPDLTCLGKVIGGGLPVGAYGGKEEIMRRIAPDGPIYQAGTLSGNPLAMTAGYETLSRLTPVKYEEFEQKAMRLEEGLSEAAKKHGIPHSINRAGSMVGFFFTDKDVVNFEAASSSDLDMFAAYYREMIEEGIFLPPSQFEGMFLSTEHTDEDIEYTIAAAERVFAKIKK from the coding sequence ATGCGCAGTTTTGATAAATCAAAAGCACATTACAAATCAGCAACAAAGCTCATGCCAGGCGGTGTAAACAGCCCTGTGCGTGCATTCAAATCCGTAAACATGGACCCAATCTTCATGGACCACGGCAAAGGTTCAAAGATCTATGACGTTGACGGAAACGAGTATCTTGATTACGTTCTTTCATGGGGTCCGCTTATTTTAGGTCATGCCCATGATGAAGTTGTTGAGCAATTGAAGAAAGTTACGGAAAAAGGGACAAGCTTCGGTGCTTCAACTGAGATTGAGAACAAGCTTGCTGAGCTTGTCATTGAGCGTGTTCCATCAATCGAGGTTGTTCGAATGGTGAACTCTGGGACAGAAGCGACAATGAGCGCACTGCGTCTTGCTCGCGGCTACACAGGACGTAATATCATTATGAAATTCGAAGGCTGCTATCACGGTCATGGCGATTCTCTTCTTATTAAAGCAGGCTCAGGTGTTGCGACACTTGGTCTCCCAGACAGTCCTGGTGTCCCTGAATCAGTTGCGAAGAACACGATTACAGTGCCATACAATGATATTGAAAGCGTACGCTATGCATTCAAAGAATTTGGTGACGATCTTGCTGGTGTTATCGTTGAGCCTGTTGCTGGGAACATGGGCGTTGTTCCACCACAGCCAGGTTTCCTTGAAGAGCTTCGTGAACTAACAGAGAAAAACGGAACTGTATTAATTTTTGATGAAGTTATGACAGGCTTCCGTACAGGTTACAATTGTGCACAAGGTTATTTCGATGTCACACCTGACTTAACGTGTCTTGGTAAAGTAATCGGTGGCGGCCTTCCAGTCGGCGCATACGGCGGTAAAGAAGAAATTATGCGCCGCATTGCACCAGACGGACCGATCTATCAAGCAGGTACACTTTCAGGTAACCCGCTTGCAATGACTGCAGGCTATGAAACACTGTCACGCCTGACCCCTGTTAAATACGAAGAATTTGAACAGAAAGCGATGCGCTTAGAAGAAGGCTTAAGCGAAGCAGCTAAGAAGCACGGTATTCCACATTCGATTAACCGTGCAGGCTCGATGGTCGGCTTCTTCTTTACAGATAAAGATGTCGTCAATTTCGAAGCGGCTTCTTCATCAGACTTAGACATGTTTGCAGCATATTATCGTGAAATGATTGAAGAAGGCATCTTCCTGCCACCTTCCCAATTTGAAGGCATGTTCTTATCAACAGAACATACAGATGAAGATATCGAATACACAATCGCAGCCGCAGAACGCGTCTTTGCGAAAATTAAAAAATAA
- the hemB gene encoding porphobilinogen synthase, giving the protein MKDLQFKRHRRLRSSKTMRAMVQETHLHTEDLIYPLFVAEGVGIRKEVPSMPGVFQLSLDRLNEEIEEVQSLGIPAVVLFGIPHDKDDVGSEAYHSHGIVQKAITQIKQHFPELLVIADTCLCEFTDHGHCGVISNGDVENDPSLELLAKTAVSQAEAGADIIAPSNMMDGFVAAIRKGLDEAGYTHIPIMSYAVKYSSAFYGPFRDAADSTPQFGDRKTYQMNPANRLEALREAQSDLEEGADFLMVKPALAYLDIIREVKDRFNAPMVAYNVSGEYAMIKAAAQNGWLDEKAVVLEKLTAMKRAGADLIITYFAKDAAKWLNEGK; this is encoded by the coding sequence ATGAAAGACCTACAATTCAAGCGTCATCGTCGCCTTCGTTCATCGAAAACGATGCGTGCGATGGTACAAGAAACACATTTACATACAGAAGATTTAATTTATCCATTATTCGTGGCAGAAGGTGTGGGCATTCGTAAGGAAGTTCCGTCGATGCCAGGCGTCTTCCAATTGTCACTGGACCGTTTGAATGAGGAAATTGAAGAAGTTCAAAGCTTAGGCATCCCAGCGGTTGTCCTATTCGGCATTCCGCATGATAAAGATGATGTCGGCTCTGAAGCATATCATTCGCATGGTATTGTGCAAAAGGCGATTACACAAATTAAACAGCATTTCCCTGAGCTGCTTGTCATTGCAGATACATGCCTTTGTGAATTCACAGACCACGGCCATTGTGGTGTCATTTCAAATGGTGATGTTGAAAATGACCCGTCACTTGAACTGCTTGCAAAGACAGCTGTAAGCCAGGCGGAAGCGGGAGCAGATATTATTGCTCCTTCAAACATGATGGATGGCTTCGTAGCCGCGATTCGTAAAGGCTTAGATGAAGCAGGATATACACACATTCCAATTATGTCATATGCAGTGAAATATTCTTCTGCATTCTACGGCCCGTTCCGTGATGCAGCGGACAGCACGCCGCAATTTGGTGATCGTAAAACATATCAAATGAACCCAGCAAACCGCCTTGAAGCACTTCGTGAAGCACAATCTGACCTTGAAGAAGGTGCAGATTTCTTAATGGTCAAGCCGGCGCTTGCGTACTTAGATATCATCCGTGAAGTGAAAGACCGCTTCAACGCGCCGATGGTTGCCTATAATGTGAGCGGCGAATATGCGATGATTAAAGCAGCTGCCCAAAACGGCTGGCTTGATGAAAAAGCAGTTGTCCTTGAGAAGTTAACAGCGATGAAGCGTGCTGGCGCAGACTTGATTATTACGTATTTTGCAAAAGATGCAGCGAAATGGTTGAATGAAGGTAAGTAA
- a CDS encoding uroporphyrinogen-III synthase produces MTNTLTELQGVRLLVTRAAHQVESFAKQIEQYGGIPVNVPLITIAPPHDEAPIEAVLTALSDYDWLVLTSSNGVDAFVHYAERYAAPTWKNSLPKVAAVGKKTLRALEAQHIAVDFVPTEYTADVLFDELAPSLAAGTNLLLARGNLARMDLPEQLKGINCNVDDVVIYRTARNDAAKAHLKEIIFQHQVDVITFTSPSTVRHFAELLDGEAWHDAIARLPVACIGPITAQEAEKYHYPNILTAEEYTIEGLLHTIATFFNSGRF; encoded by the coding sequence ATGACGAACACCTTGACTGAGCTTCAAGGTGTCCGTTTGCTTGTGACGAGAGCTGCCCATCAAGTCGAGTCTTTCGCCAAGCAGATTGAGCAATATGGCGGCATTCCGGTCAATGTCCCGCTCATCACGATTGCACCTCCGCATGATGAAGCACCGATAGAAGCGGTCCTGACTGCGCTTAGTGATTATGATTGGCTTGTGTTAACGAGCTCAAACGGCGTCGATGCTTTCGTCCACTATGCAGAAAGGTATGCCGCTCCAACCTGGAAGAACAGTCTTCCGAAAGTGGCAGCAGTTGGCAAGAAAACATTGCGTGCCCTTGAAGCTCAGCACATTGCGGTGGATTTCGTCCCAACCGAATACACGGCTGATGTGCTGTTTGATGAACTAGCCCCTTCATTAGCGGCTGGAACAAATTTGTTGCTTGCACGCGGAAATCTTGCGAGAATGGACTTACCAGAGCAGTTAAAGGGAATAAATTGTAACGTGGATGATGTTGTCATCTACCGCACAGCCCGCAATGATGCAGCGAAAGCGCATCTGAAGGAAATTATTTTTCAGCATCAAGTTGATGTGATTACGTTTACAAGCCCTTCAACCGTCAGACACTTTGCTGAGCTCTTAGACGGAGAGGCATGGCACGATGCGATTGCCCGCCTGCCAGTTGCCTGCATCGGTCCAATTACTGCCCAAGAAGCGGAGAAGTACCATTACCCGAACATTCTGACTGCAGAGGAATACACGATTGAAGGGCTGCTACATACGATTGCAACGTTTTTTAACTCAGGGAGGTTTTAA
- the hemC gene encoding hydroxymethylbilane synthase, translated as MRKIVIGSRKSNLALTQTDWFINKMKEAGLPFEFEVKKIVTKGDQILNVTLSKVGGKGLFVKEIEQAMENKEIDMAVHSMKDMPSKLPEGFVIGCIPEREDHRDAFISKDHVKLADLPAGSVVGTSSLRRGAQILAARPDLEIKWIRGNIDTRLSKLETEEFDAIILAAAGLARMGWSDNVVTEFLDADISVPAVGQGALAIECREDDKELLDALAKLTDKTVEATVTAERAFLYQMEGSCQVPVAGYAIFTDENEIKLTALVATPDGKTVLREDLYGTDPVQLGEEAARRLKERGAQEILDQVKEELDQ; from the coding sequence ATGCGAAAAATTGTCATCGGTTCAAGAAAAAGTAATTTAGCTCTTACACAAACAGACTGGTTCATTAACAAAATGAAAGAAGCAGGCCTGCCATTTGAATTTGAAGTAAAGAAAATCGTGACAAAAGGTGACCAAATCTTAAACGTCACACTTTCCAAAGTAGGCGGAAAAGGCTTATTCGTAAAAGAAATCGAACAGGCAATGGAAAACAAAGAAATCGACATGGCTGTTCACAGCATGAAAGATATGCCTTCAAAGCTGCCTGAAGGATTTGTTATCGGTTGTATTCCTGAGCGTGAGGACCACCGTGATGCGTTCATTTCCAAGGATCATGTGAAATTAGCTGATCTTCCAGCAGGTTCAGTAGTCGGAACAAGTAGTCTGCGCCGTGGTGCGCAAATTTTAGCAGCACGCCCTGACCTTGAAATCAAATGGATTCGCGGAAACATTGACACACGTTTATCAAAGCTTGAAACAGAAGAATTTGATGCAATTATTTTAGCAGCTGCAGGGTTAGCACGTATGGGCTGGTCTGATAATGTTGTAACAGAATTCCTTGATGCGGATATTAGTGTTCCTGCTGTCGGTCAAGGTGCGCTTGCGATTGAGTGCCGTGAAGACGACAAGGAATTATTGGACGCCCTTGCGAAGCTGACGGATAAAACAGTCGAAGCAACCGTAACTGCTGAGCGTGCATTTCTTTACCAAATGGAAGGAAGCTGCCAAGTACCTGTTGCAGGCTACGCAATCTTTACGGATGAAAACGAAATTAAGCTAACAGCACTTGTGGCAACACCAGACGGAAAGACCGTACTGCGTGAAGACCTATATGGAACAGACCCTGTCCAGCTTGGTGAAGAAGCGGCAAGACGCTTGAAAGAGCGCGGTGCACAAGAAATTCTCGATCAAGTGAAAGAGGAGCTCGACCAGTAA
- a CDS encoding cytochrome c biogenesis protein: MFTFGWIYDITIILYALSVLGYFIDFLQNNRKANKYAFWLLSIVWGLQTTFLASRMIEMWRFPILNMAEGLYFYTWVLVTFSLVINRIFRVDFFVFFTNVLGFIIMALHLFAPVEYKSDILSEQLVSELLVIHITIALLSYGAFSLSFIFSAMYQLQYTLIKKKKWGTRLRRLGNLSTLEKMSFSLSMIGVPLLLVSLILGIVWAYISLDPFHWYDAKVLGSFLVLLAYSTYLYLRVGKGFQGKVLAYWNIGAFLVLLSNFFLFGTLSNFHFWV, from the coding sequence ATGTTTACGTTTGGCTGGATTTACGATATTACAATTATCCTGTATGCCTTAAGTGTGCTTGGATATTTCATTGATTTCTTGCAAAACAACCGGAAGGCAAATAAGTACGCCTTCTGGTTGCTTTCTATTGTTTGGGGTTTGCAAACAACATTTCTAGCTTCCCGTATGATCGAAATGTGGCGCTTTCCGATTTTGAACATGGCGGAGGGGCTTTACTTTTATACATGGGTGCTTGTCACATTTTCACTCGTCATTAACCGCATTTTTCGAGTGGATTTTTTTGTTTTCTTTACAAATGTACTCGGTTTCATTATTATGGCATTGCATTTGTTTGCACCAGTGGAATATAAATCAGATATTTTGTCAGAACAATTAGTGTCTGAGTTGTTAGTGATTCACATTACGATTGCATTGTTGTCTTACGGTGCATTCTCTCTTTCGTTCATTTTCTCGGCGATGTATCAGCTGCAATATACGTTAATTAAGAAGAAGAAATGGGGCACAAGGTTAAGACGGCTCGGTAACCTTTCAACGCTGGAGAAGATGTCGTTTAGCTTAAGCATGATCGGTGTGCCGCTGTTGCTTGTCTCATTAATCTTAGGAATCGTATGGGCATACATCAGCCTCGACCCATTTCATTGGTATGACGCAAAGGTGCTTGGCTCATTCTTAGTCCTGCTTGCTTACAGCACCTATCTTTACTTGCGAGTAGGAAAAGGATTTCAAGGAAAAGTGCTTGCTTATTGGAATATCGGCGCTTTCCTCGTACTGCTGTCGAATTTCTTCCTATTTGGCACACTTTCAAATTTTCATTTTTGGGTATAA
- the hemA gene encoding glutamyl-tRNA reductase, producing the protein MHILVVGLNYKTAPVEIREKLTFNEASLSEAHQTLRQQKSILENVIISTCNRTELYVVADQLHTGRYYTKAFLAEWFGLEIEEFSPYLKIYENEHAVEHLFRVACGLDSMVLGETQILGQVRDAFLLAQAEQTTGTLFNQLFKQAVTLAKRGHSETEIGENAVSVSYAAVELAKKIFGSLEDKHVVIVGAGKMGELAAKNLHGSGAAKITVINRTIEKATELAMRFSGQAYSFDNLEKALLEGDILISSTGKKGYVITKDMMKNIDKKRKGRPLFMMDIAVPRDLDPALDDLEGVFLYDIDDLEGIVEANLAERKQAAEQIGLMIEADIIAFQQWMDTLGVVPIISSLRKRALSVQAETMESIERKMPNLTDREKKVLNKHTKSIINQLLREPITRVKELAAEPEAEESLKLFMKIFDLEEQVQQEIELQKAQNKVVVPIEKEKRWTLAHQTSKQS; encoded by the coding sequence ATGCACATTCTTGTTGTTGGCTTAAATTATAAAACGGCCCCTGTTGAAATACGCGAAAAGCTTACTTTTAACGAGGCAAGCTTATCAGAAGCGCACCAAACGCTTCGTCAGCAGAAAAGCATTCTTGAGAATGTTATTATCTCGACTTGTAACCGTACAGAGCTTTATGTCGTGGCTGATCAGCTTCATACAGGGCGTTACTATACAAAAGCATTTTTAGCAGAATGGTTCGGACTCGAAATTGAGGAGTTTTCTCCTTATTTAAAAATATATGAAAATGAGCATGCAGTGGAGCATTTGTTCCGTGTTGCGTGTGGCTTAGACTCAATGGTGCTTGGGGAAACCCAAATCCTTGGGCAAGTTCGTGATGCGTTTCTTCTTGCGCAAGCAGAACAAACGACAGGCACGCTGTTTAACCAGCTTTTCAAGCAAGCTGTTACACTTGCAAAGCGCGGCCATTCAGAAACAGAGATCGGTGAAAATGCAGTTTCGGTCAGCTATGCAGCAGTTGAGCTGGCAAAGAAGATTTTTGGAAGTCTAGAAGATAAGCATGTTGTCATCGTCGGCGCAGGTAAGATGGGTGAACTAGCAGCGAAAAACTTGCACGGAAGCGGTGCTGCGAAAATTACTGTCATCAACCGTACGATCGAGAAAGCAACGGAATTAGCGATGCGTTTCTCCGGACAAGCTTACTCATTTGATAATCTTGAAAAGGCTTTACTAGAAGGCGATATTCTCATCAGCTCCACAGGCAAAAAGGGGTATGTCATTACGAAGGATATGATGAAAAATATTGACAAAAAACGCAAAGGCCGTCCACTGTTCATGATGGACATTGCCGTACCGCGTGATTTAGATCCTGCCCTTGATGACCTTGAAGGTGTCTTCTTATATGATATTGATGATCTTGAAGGCATTGTTGAAGCAAACTTAGCTGAGCGCAAGCAGGCTGCTGAGCAAATCGGCTTGATGATTGAAGCGGACATCATCGCCTTCCAACAATGGATGGATACACTTGGCGTTGTGCCGATTATTTCATCACTGCGCAAGCGTGCACTTTCCGTTCAAGCAGAAACGATGGAAAGCATCGAACGCAAGATGCCGAACTTAACAGACCGTGAGAAAAAGGTGCTTAACAAGCATACGAAGAGCATCATTAATCAATTGCTGCGCGAGCCGATTACACGCGTCAAAGAGCTTGCAGCAGAGCCTGAAGCTGAAGAATCATTAAAGCTATTTATGAAAATCTTTGATTTAGAAGAACAAGTCCAGCAAGAGATTGAGTTACAGAAAGCTCAAAACAAAGTAGTCGTACCAATTGAAAAGGAAAAGAGATGGACGTTAGCGCACCAGACATCGAAACAATCCTAA
- a CDS encoding DUF5668 domain-containing protein: MKKYGILPGTILIGTGLYFFLYRMDTFQNGQQFFSWPTFLLIIGFAFLLQAYIGKDPASIFSGVMFTGIGVHFHGQNMFEAWPVHWGVYTLLLGIAFLLQHQKMKRGILPGILFLLISVIGIFDTETTQVVNQTGVLGKWFMTLWPAALIAIGFYLLFMKK; this comes from the coding sequence ATGAAAAAATATGGAATCCTGCCAGGCACGATCTTAATTGGTACAGGTTTGTATTTTTTTCTTTATCGAATGGATACGTTTCAAAATGGGCAGCAATTTTTCTCTTGGCCGACATTTTTGTTAATTATCGGCTTTGCTTTTCTACTTCAAGCATACATAGGAAAGGACCCTGCGAGTATTTTTTCCGGTGTGATGTTCACTGGTATTGGCGTTCACTTTCACGGACAGAACATGTTTGAGGCATGGCCTGTGCATTGGGGCGTGTACACCCTGCTCCTCGGCATCGCGTTCTTACTGCAGCACCAAAAGATGAAACGCGGCATCCTTCCAGGCATCCTCTTTCTCTTAATCTCGGTGATTGGCATCTTTGACACTGAAACGACGCAAGTAGTCAACCAAACAGGCGTCCTTGGCAAATGGTTCATGACCCTCTGGCCTGCCGCACTGATTGCGATTGGATTTTATTTATTGTTTATGAAGAAGTAG
- the yihA gene encoding ribosome biogenesis GTP-binding protein YihA/YsxC, producing MKVTKSEFIKSAVYPEHYPEEDYPEVALAGRSNVGKSSLINKLTNRKNLARISSKPGKTQTLNYFLINEMLYFVDVPGYGFAKVSKKERETWGKMMEIYFTSSERLRVVVQIVDLRHPPSNDDIVMYDFLKHYEIPVIVAATKADKVKKSQIQKHLKIVKQTLEMEPDDDLILFSSQTGQGKDEVWKAIQSRL from the coding sequence ATGAAAGTAACAAAGTCTGAATTTATTAAGAGTGCGGTCTATCCAGAGCATTATCCTGAAGAGGATTATCCGGAAGTCGCACTAGCGGGCCGCTCTAATGTCGGCAAGTCGTCGCTTATCAATAAGCTGACGAACCGCAAAAACTTAGCCCGTATTTCCTCCAAGCCAGGTAAGACGCAAACATTAAACTATTTTTTAATTAACGAGATGCTCTATTTCGTTGATGTCCCTGGCTACGGATTCGCGAAGGTTTCCAAGAAGGAACGCGAAACATGGGGCAAGATGATGGAGATTTATTTTACATCGTCAGAGCGTTTGCGGGTCGTCGTTCAAATCGTTGACCTGCGACATCCGCCATCCAACGATGACATCGTCATGTACGACTTTCTCAAGCATTACGAGATTCCAGTTATCGTTGCTGCTACAAAAGCGGATAAAGTGAAGAAAAGTCAAATCCAGAAGCACTTGAAAATCGTCAAACAAACTTTAGAAATGGAACCAGATGACGACCTTATCCTCTTCTCCTCTCAAACAGGACAAGGGAAAGATGAAGTGTGGAAGGCCATTCAATCAAGGTTATAA